A region from the Dinoroseobacter shibae DFL 12 = DSM 16493 genome encodes:
- a CDS encoding IS5-like element ISDsh4 family transposase — translation MPKPAPPRYRTTNWSEYNKALRRRGSLLVWFDRDMTWLSERTGKRGRPDVFSDAAIQFCLSVKVLFGLPLRQTSGMVASLLEMADLDWPVPDFSTLCRRQRTLNVQIPYRRVDGPLNLLVDSTGIKFLGDGEWQVRKHGTSRRRQWRKVHLAMDTTTSDIRAVEFTSSRDGDSPVLPDLLEQIPEDEQIGTVTADGAYDTRRCHAAIIARDAEAIIPVRRNGRLWKEDGPAARVRNEILRASQRFGRSLWKRWSGYHARSRVEAKMRCLKSFGERIMARDPDRQTAEIHIRIALMNRFSALGKADVVCEA, via the coding sequence ATGCCGAAGCCCGCTCCTCCCCGCTATCGAACAACGAACTGGTCTGAGTACAACAAGGCGCTTCGGAGGAGGGGTTCGCTGCTGGTCTGGTTCGACCGCGACATGACGTGGCTGTCTGAACGGACCGGCAAGCGGGGACGACCGGACGTATTCTCCGATGCAGCGATCCAGTTCTGCCTGAGTGTGAAGGTGTTGTTTGGCCTGCCGCTTCGCCAAACCTCCGGTATGGTCGCGAGCCTTTTGGAAATGGCTGACCTCGACTGGCCGGTGCCGGACTTCAGCACGTTGTGCCGGCGCCAAAGAACCTTGAACGTCCAGATCCCCTATCGCCGCGTGGATGGACCGCTGAACCTGCTTGTGGATAGCACAGGGATCAAGTTCTTGGGCGACGGAGAGTGGCAGGTTCGCAAGCATGGCACCAGCCGCCGACGTCAATGGCGCAAGGTTCATCTGGCCATGGACACCACTACATCCGACATCCGAGCGGTGGAGTTCACGTCCAGTCGGGACGGCGACAGCCCCGTCTTGCCTGACCTTCTGGAACAGATCCCCGAGGACGAACAGATCGGCACCGTGACAGCCGATGGTGCCTACGATACCCGCAGATGTCACGCCGCCATCATTGCCAGAGATGCCGAAGCAATCATCCCGGTTCGCCGGAACGGACGATTGTGGAAGGAGGACGGTCCTGCCGCCAGGGTCCGCAACGAGATACTACGGGCCTCACAACGCTTCGGCAGATCTCTCTGGAAGCGATGGAGCGGCTACCACGCCCGAAGCCGTGTCGAGGCCAAGATGCGATGCCTCAAATCATTCGGTGAACGCATTATGGCAAGAGACCCCGACCGACAAACCGCAGAAATCCACATCCGCATCGCCCTCATGAACCGTTTCTCAGCCCTCGGAAAGGCTGACGTCGTTTGTGAAGCGTGA
- a CDS encoding peptidoglycan-binding domain-containing protein, whose translation MQSALNAFGFPAGVVDGDLGPRSRAAIGAYQAFMGFPGTGFLDEYQKGVLLNAHRRLQAGDGAAFPNVLAAEGTKGLLKAFTPTVGPSTYPDPQVAQGGRIGAPGAPFGGPEDLGVVPDLPVAVPSLPQAGPTATRMSERCEFVALTTRINQGLIQADAMLDADQALSEQFCEARSFALAAGQSYAVQIGFEEAQLVEICTRISAALGPVRAMMAGQSAQAVQARVVELGASLGMANLPKLAAYGKLCTAQGYRLDDAEIALSGALLSFAAGQRPHAELLAHHAREGFGLAAQGAAAFSWYDIALDALERGATPAFLPSKSAQRVAVMRAAIKSGQLQADTVGAVPMVPASGGGIPDLPLPQ comes from the coding sequence GTGCAGTCCGCGCTCAACGCGTTCGGATTCCCGGCCGGGGTGGTCGATGGGGACCTGGGCCCGCGGTCGCGCGCGGCGATCGGGGCGTACCAGGCCTTCATGGGGTTTCCGGGCACCGGGTTTCTGGACGAGTACCAGAAGGGTGTGCTTTTGAACGCCCATCGCAGGTTGCAGGCCGGCGACGGTGCGGCCTTCCCGAATGTGCTGGCCGCGGAAGGGACCAAGGGGTTGCTCAAGGCGTTCACCCCGACGGTCGGGCCGAGCACCTATCCCGACCCGCAAGTGGCGCAAGGAGGCAGGATCGGCGCGCCCGGGGCCCCGTTCGGCGGACCAGAGGATCTGGGCGTGGTGCCGGACCTGCCGGTTGCGGTGCCGTCCTTGCCGCAGGCCGGGCCGACGGCCACGCGCATGTCCGAGCGGTGCGAGTTCGTGGCCCTGACGACCCGGATCAACCAGGGGCTGATCCAGGCGGATGCGATGCTGGATGCGGACCAGGCGCTGAGCGAGCAGTTCTGCGAGGCGCGCAGTTTTGCCCTTGCGGCGGGCCAGAGCTATGCGGTGCAGATCGGGTTCGAGGAGGCGCAACTCGTGGAGATCTGCACGCGGATCTCGGCGGCGCTTGGGCCGGTGCGTGCCATGATGGCGGGGCAGTCGGCGCAGGCGGTGCAGGCCCGGGTGGTGGAGCTCGGCGCGTCGCTTGGCATGGCGAATCTGCCGAAACTGGCGGCCTATGGCAAGCTCTGCACGGCGCAGGGGTATCGCCTCGATGATGCGGAGATCGCGCTGTCGGGGGCGCTGTTGTCCTTCGCGGCGGGGCAGAGGCCCCATGCGGAGCTTCTGGCGCACCACGCGCGGGAAGGCTTCGGGCTGGCGGCGCAGGGGGCGGCGGCGTTTTCGTGGTACGACATCGCCCTCGATGCCCTGGAGCGGGGCGCGACACCGGCCTTCCTGCCGTCGAAATCCGCCCAGCGGGTCGCGGTCATGCGGGCGGCGATCAAGTCCGGCCAGTTGCAAGCCGATACCGTCGGCGCGGTGCCCATGGTGCCCGCGTCGGGGGGCGGCATTCCGGACCTGCCCTTGCCGCAGTAG
- a CDS encoding S1 family peptidase encodes MADYFLVKTPLTLENCLSHDGALVLEQHAELRAMLEARAPAAAGLFAEPLISRGNDQAAASVSWYGDVDGQPVPLSRLDSASRAEVQARLQAQVTPLLPLLDDPEVGAMLSRALYTLEPGSIVAVDGTPLLLNWGMLPDGFERDRSARANHFAQTLGAFVPFPAPPPLGPSEAQKYREAIAAPRAAAGDTGPAPATGAAAAAAATGGMAAASAAKAPPPPPSPPPAEAEPRRVGPGGWVPLLVLTVLAAVVLLWLLLPGTRLFPNDPSEQAISDVAAAELAEEVNVALEARLASLQAALDGAQCRADGTLLMPDGMTIEGLLPPDPRDPNDRAGAIVPADLTPILPPDPARVAVPTATGTLETANLLALVDARTALVIAQTATGTGTGTGFFVGPDLLVTNFHVVEGAAADSIFVTNEALGAVRQAQLLKQSGPLQATGADFALLRVPGANQPAFDILQGTESLRLQAVIAAGYPGDILRTDAQFSQLRAGDLSAVPQLAVTDGTVSVEQDMAPRNTRVVVHSAPISTGNSGGPLLDSCGRLVGVNTFVVQGPLRNLNFALASPELLGFLQGTGALPNVVSSPCRPQVARPSPPPAVAALPAPGAPAEGIPALPLPGATPE; translated from the coding sequence ATGGCTGACTATTTCCTCGTCAAGACCCCGCTCACGCTGGAGAACTGCCTGTCCCATGACGGCGCGCTGGTTCTCGAACAACATGCCGAATTGCGCGCCATGCTCGAAGCGCGGGCGCCGGCGGCGGCGGGTCTGTTTGCCGAGCCCCTGATCAGCCGGGGCAACGACCAGGCGGCGGCGTCGGTGTCGTGGTACGGCGATGTGGATGGCCAGCCGGTGCCCCTGTCGCGGCTCGATTCCGCCTCGCGTGCAGAGGTGCAGGCACGGCTGCAGGCGCAGGTGACGCCGCTCCTGCCGCTGCTGGATGACCCGGAGGTCGGCGCGATGCTGTCGCGGGCGCTCTACACGCTGGAGCCAGGTTCGATCGTGGCGGTCGACGGCACCCCGCTGTTGCTGAACTGGGGGATGTTGCCGGACGGGTTCGAGCGGGACCGCAGCGCGCGGGCCAATCATTTCGCGCAGACCCTGGGGGCGTTCGTGCCGTTCCCGGCGCCGCCGCCCCTCGGCCCGTCCGAAGCGCAGAAGTATCGCGAGGCGATCGCGGCTCCGCGGGCCGCGGCTGGCGACACAGGTCCCGCGCCCGCGACAGGTGCCGCTGCAGCCGCCGCCGCGACCGGCGGTATGGCGGCAGCATCGGCTGCCAAGGCCCCACCACCGCCCCCGTCCCCGCCGCCTGCCGAGGCGGAACCGCGCCGGGTGGGGCCGGGGGGCTGGGTGCCCCTGCTGGTGCTGACGGTGCTGGCCGCGGTCGTGCTGCTCTGGCTGTTGCTGCCGGGCACGCGGCTCTTCCCGAACGACCCGTCGGAACAGGCGATCTCGGACGTGGCGGCGGCGGAACTGGCCGAGGAGGTGAACGTCGCCCTGGAGGCGCGGCTGGCCAGCCTCCAGGCGGCGCTGGACGGGGCGCAATGCCGGGCGGATGGCACGTTGCTGATGCCCGACGGGATGACCATCGAGGGCCTGCTGCCGCCCGACCCCCGTGATCCGAACGACCGCGCCGGGGCCATCGTGCCCGCCGATCTCACCCCGATCCTGCCGCCCGATCCCGCGCGGGTGGCGGTGCCGACAGCCACCGGCACGCTGGAGACGGCGAACCTGCTGGCGCTGGTCGATGCGCGCACGGCGCTGGTGATCGCGCAGACGGCGACGGGCACCGGGACCGGGACGGGGTTCTTCGTGGGGCCGGACCTCCTGGTGACGAATTTCCACGTGGTTGAGGGGGCTGCCGCCGACAGCATCTTCGTGACCAATGAGGCGCTGGGCGCCGTGCGCCAGGCGCAGTTGCTCAAGCAGTCGGGACCGTTGCAGGCCACGGGGGCGGATTTCGCCCTGCTGCGCGTGCCCGGGGCGAACCAGCCCGCGTTCGACATTCTGCAGGGCACCGAAAGCCTGCGGCTGCAGGCGGTGATCGCGGCGGGCTATCCGGGGGACATCCTGCGCACCGACGCGCAGTTTTCCCAGTTGCGCGCGGGGGATCTGAGCGCTGTGCCGCAACTGGCGGTCACCGACGGGACGGTCAGTGTCGAGCAGGACATGGCGCCGCGCAACACCCGCGTCGTGGTCCATTCCGCGCCGATTTCCACCGGCAACTCGGGCGGGCCGCTTCTGGACAGTTGCGGACGTCTGGTGGGGGTGAACACCTTCGTGGTGCAGGGCCCCTTGCGGAACCTGAACTTCGCGCTGGCCAGTCCCGAGCTGCTGGGCTTCCTGCAAGGGACGGGGGCTTTGCCCAATGTGGTTTCCAGCCCGTGCAGGCCGCAGGTCGCGCGCCCGTCGCCGCCGCCCGCCGTGGCGGCCTTGCCCGCGCCCGGGGCACCGGCGGAGGGCATCCCGGCCCTGCCGCTGCCCGGCGCGACGCCCGAGTAG
- the bhcD gene encoding iminosuccinate reductase BhcD, whose amino-acid sequence MLQKPDTDGLVIVTEEICQKVIDRDLAFAAVRDVFGAMARGDAYNFPVIREAIGHEDALYGFKSGFDKAGMVLGVKAGGYWPNNMAKGIINHQSTVFLFDPDTGKLKALVGGNYLTAIRTAASSAVSIDQLARKDAKVLGMVGAGHQSTFQLRAAVEQRDFEKVVCWNPHPDMIPNLGKVAAEIGIPFEAVSREELGAQSDVIITITSAFEPLIEAGYIKPGTHLACMGTDTKGKQEVAAELVAKATLFTDEVAQSTTIGETQHAIASGAITQDDVTPIGKVINGDHPGRTSDDEITLFDGTGVGLQDLAVAAVAAEQAVATGAATRVSL is encoded by the coding sequence ATGCTGCAAAAACCGGACACCGACGGGCTTGTCATCGTCACCGAGGAAATCTGCCAAAAGGTCATCGACCGGGATCTGGCCTTCGCCGCCGTACGCGATGTGTTCGGCGCCATGGCGCGGGGCGATGCCTACAACTTCCCGGTGATCCGCGAGGCGATCGGGCACGAGGATGCGCTTTACGGGTTCAAGTCCGGGTTCGACAAGGCGGGCATGGTGCTGGGCGTGAAGGCCGGGGGCTATTGGCCCAACAACATGGCCAAGGGGATCATCAATCACCAGTCCACGGTGTTCCTGTTCGACCCCGATACCGGCAAGCTCAAGGCGCTGGTGGGGGGCAACTACCTCACGGCGATCCGCACCGCGGCCTCCTCGGCAGTGTCCATCGACCAGCTGGCGCGCAAGGATGCCAAGGTTCTGGGCATGGTCGGGGCGGGGCACCAGTCCACCTTCCAGCTGCGCGCGGCCGTCGAGCAGCGCGATTTCGAGAAGGTCGTCTGCTGGAACCCCCATCCCGACATGATCCCCAACCTCGGCAAGGTGGCGGCCGAGATCGGCATCCCCTTCGAGGCGGTCTCGCGCGAAGAGCTGGGCGCGCAGTCGGATGTCATCATCACCATCACCTCCGCTTTCGAGCCGCTCATCGAGGCGGGCTATATCAAGCCGGGCACGCATCTGGCCTGCATGGGCACCGACACCAAGGGCAAGCAGGAGGTCGCGGCAGAGCTGGTGGCCAAGGCCACGCTCTTTACCGACGAGGTGGCGCAATCCACCACCATCGGCGAGACCCAGCATGCCATCGCCTCCGGCGCGATCACACAGGACGATGTCACGCCCATCGGCAAGGTGATCAACGGCGACCACCCGGGCCGGACCTCCGATGACGAGATCACCTTGTTCGACGGGACCGGCGTCGGGTTGCAGGACCTGGCGGTCGCTGCCGTGGCCGCCGAGCAGGCGGTCGCGACGGGGGCGGCCACGCGCGTCTCGCTCTGA
- a CDS encoding virulence factor SrfB, protein MLQDRAKRLRRLVSLGDEITLVPYSGIQILDFGFDINALDIRSFRFIERPEGAAEGRHRTLYPLTGEAERDAPILAATTPEDDEYSVRPLAALEPFLEKWVPIPVLRLKNQRGAGGEELYDPGPSSWARLRTVELPQPDPETGHTHRVQIALDTALSDQDQSAHYVAPERADSEKPREFRLVSDPGAMSWFLQRLEADEDGNAVDLQLWVSDWLKEMFLDFKRAERPGRSISEENLPHMFEHWARYLSYLQVIQRAVAPPKMRFANTVAPRDAVAPVEVDLVLDIGNSRTCGILIERFPGETRVDLTRSFPLEIRDLSRPEFHYSGLFESRVEFADLRFGDERYASRSGRRNAFMWPSFVRMGPEAVRLVQAEEGTETLSGLSSPKRYLWDDDAVLQDWRFQNHHDPNNLPRPVRAAMRHLNEAGDVLAQVKTEIGLNLRKPKKTTPLTPAIRPRFSRSSLFGFMLAEVIAHAMVQINDPASRSRRSQSDLPRRLNRVILSLPTATSVQEQAMIRSRVSGALTLVKEMLGTKDGTSTIAVEGKPELLVDWDEASCTQLVYLYSELTQKFDGRIDTFLDLKGQPRPDPAGGESPSLRLACIDVGGGTTDLMVTTYRGEDNRVLHPEQTFREGFRVAGDDLVHRVISAIVLPRLQDSIAQAGGQFVAERMRELFGGDIGGQEQQTVQRRRQFSIRVLVPLAEAILSACEDAEEADRIDIPVADVLGLVPTPVGEEGDEEGHEDASPQVTDEILDYLEKPATQLGAEGWRLADMVLSASREDLDAIAREVFQKVLGNMCEVIDHLGCDVVLLTGRPSRLPAVRAIVEEMLVVPPHRLISMHRYKTGNWYPFRDPVSQRVGDPKSTVAVGGMLIALSENRIPNFKVTTGAFQMKSTARFVGEMDTNGQIPEGRMLFEDLDLDARKSAQDPTAIVRMHSPVYIGARQLPLERWTTTPLYRLDFANDSIAGKIKLPVKVELVREDDDFDEAETSLEKLRAERVREVFRVDAAEDAEGTMIKNDDVVLSLHTLGFEDEYWLDTGVFRI, encoded by the coding sequence ATGCTGCAAGACCGCGCCAAGCGGCTGAGACGGCTGGTATCCTTGGGCGACGAGATCACGCTGGTGCCCTATTCTGGCATCCAGATCCTCGATTTCGGGTTCGATATCAACGCGCTGGATATCCGGTCCTTTCGTTTCATCGAACGCCCCGAGGGCGCGGCCGAGGGCCGTCATCGCACGCTCTATCCCCTGACCGGGGAGGCTGAGCGCGATGCGCCGATCCTCGCGGCCACCACGCCGGAGGATGACGAGTATTCCGTCCGGCCCCTCGCCGCACTGGAGCCGTTTCTGGAGAAATGGGTGCCGATCCCGGTGCTGCGGTTGAAAAACCAGCGCGGGGCAGGGGGCGAGGAGCTTTACGATCCCGGCCCGTCCTCCTGGGCGCGGCTGCGGACGGTGGAATTGCCCCAGCCCGATCCGGAGACCGGCCATACCCACCGGGTGCAGATCGCGCTCGACACCGCGCTCAGCGACCAGGACCAGAGCGCCCACTATGTCGCCCCCGAACGCGCCGACAGCGAGAAGCCGCGCGAGTTCCGGCTGGTCTCTGACCCCGGTGCGATGAGCTGGTTCCTGCAGCGGCTGGAGGCGGACGAGGACGGCAATGCGGTCGATCTGCAGCTCTGGGTGTCGGACTGGCTCAAGGAGATGTTCCTCGACTTCAAACGGGCCGAACGCCCCGGGCGATCGATCTCGGAAGAAAACCTGCCGCATATGTTCGAGCATTGGGCGCGCTACCTGTCGTACCTTCAGGTGATTCAGCGCGCCGTGGCCCCGCCCAAGATGCGCTTTGCCAACACCGTCGCGCCGCGCGATGCGGTCGCCCCGGTCGAGGTCGACCTGGTGCTCGACATCGGCAACTCGCGGACCTGCGGCATTCTGATCGAGCGCTTCCCGGGCGAGACGCGGGTCGACCTGACCCGGTCCTTCCCGCTGGAGATCCGCGACCTGTCTCGTCCGGAGTTCCATTATTCGGGCCTCTTCGAGAGCCGGGTGGAGTTCGCCGACCTGCGCTTCGGCGACGAGCGCTACGCGTCGCGGTCGGGTCGGCGCAACGCGTTCATGTGGCCCAGCTTCGTGCGCATGGGGCCCGAAGCCGTGCGGCTCGTGCAGGCCGAGGAGGGGACAGAGACCCTGTCGGGCCTGTCCTCGCCCAAGCGGTACCTTTGGGATGATGACGCGGTGTTGCAGGACTGGCGGTTCCAGAACCACCACGACCCCAACAACCTGCCGCGCCCGGTGCGCGCGGCCATGCGGCACCTGAACGAGGCGGGCGACGTGCTGGCCCAGGTCAAGACCGAGATCGGGCTCAACCTGCGCAAGCCGAAAAAGACCACGCCGCTGACCCCGGCGATCCGGCCGCGGTTCTCACGCTCCTCGCTTTTCGGGTTCATGCTGGCCGAGGTCATTGCCCATGCCATGGTGCAGATCAACGATCCGGCCTCGCGCTCGCGCCGGTCGCAGTCTGACCTGCCGCGGCGGCTCAACCGCGTGATCCTGTCCCTGCCCACGGCGACCTCGGTGCAGGAACAGGCGATGATCCGGTCGCGGGTCTCGGGCGCGCTGACCCTGGTCAAGGAGATGCTCGGCACCAAGGACGGCACCAGCACCATCGCGGTCGAGGGCAAGCCCGAACTGCTGGTGGATTGGGACGAGGCGAGCTGCACCCAGCTGGTCTATCTTTATTCCGAGCTGACCCAGAAATTCGATGGCCGGATCGACACGTTTCTCGACCTCAAGGGACAGCCACGTCCGGACCCGGCAGGCGGCGAGAGCCCGTCCCTGCGGCTGGCCTGCATCGACGTGGGCGGGGGGACCACGGACCTGATGGTCACCACCTATCGCGGCGAGGACAACCGGGTGCTGCATCCCGAGCAGACCTTCCGCGAAGGGTTCCGCGTGGCGGGCGACGACCTGGTGCACCGGGTGATCAGCGCCATCGTCTTGCCGCGGCTGCAGGATTCCATCGCGCAGGCGGGCGGGCAGTTCGTGGCCGAGCGGATGCGGGAGCTTTTCGGCGGCGATATCGGCGGGCAGGAACAGCAGACCGTGCAACGGCGAAGGCAGTTTTCCATCCGGGTGCTGGTGCCGCTGGCCGAGGCGATCCTGTCGGCCTGCGAGGATGCCGAGGAGGCCGACCGCATCGACATCCCCGTGGCGGATGTGCTGGGCCTCGTGCCCACGCCGGTTGGCGAAGAAGGCGATGAGGAAGGCCACGAAGACGCGTCGCCGCAGGTGACCGACGAGATCCTCGACTATCTCGAAAAGCCCGCGACGCAGCTGGGCGCCGAGGGCTGGCGGCTTGCGGACATGGTCCTGAGCGCCAGCCGCGAAGACCTCGACGCCATCGCGCGGGAGGTGTTCCAGAAGGTGCTCGGCAACATGTGCGAGGTGATCGACCATCTCGGCTGCGATGTGGTGTTGCTGACGGGCCGTCCCTCGCGGCTGCCGGCGGTGCGCGCCATCGTCGAGGAAATGCTCGTGGTCCCGCCCCATCGCCTGATCTCGATGCACCGCTACAAGACCGGCAACTGGTACCCGTTCCGCGATCCGGTCAGCCAGCGGGTGGGCGATCCGAAATCCACCGTGGCCGTGGGCGGGATGCTGATTGCACTGTCCGAGAACCGCATCCCGAACTTCAAGGTCACCACCGGCGCGTTCCAGATGAAATCCACCGCCCGTTTCGTGGGCGAGATGGACACGAACGGCCAGATCCCCGAGGGGCGCATGCTGTTCGAGGATCTCGATCTGGATGCCAGGAAATCCGCGCAGGATCCCACGGCGATCGTCCGCATGCACTCGCCGGTCTATATCGGCGCGCGCCAGTTGCCGCTGGAGCGCTGGACGACCACGCCGCTCTACCGGCTCGACTTCGCGAATGACAGCATCGCGGGCAAGATCAAGCTGCCGGTTAAGGTCGAACTGGTCCGCGAGGACGATGATTTCGACGAGGCCGAGACCAGCCTGGAAAAACTGCGCGCCGAACGGGTGCGCGAGGTGTTCCGGGTGGATGCGGCCGAGGATGCCGAGGGCACGATGATCAAGAACGACGACGTGGTGCTGTCGCTGCACACGCTCGGGTTCGAGGATGAATACTGGCTCGATACCGGCGTGTTCCGGATCTGA
- a CDS encoding PLP-dependent cysteine synthase family protein: protein MTATPPIRRTTGNGKTYDSVLDTVGNTPVIRINNLAPEGVELYVKAEFFNPAASVKDRLALNIIEAAERAGTLKPGQTVVEATSGNTGIGLAMVCAQKGYPLVITMAESFSIERRKLMRLLGAKVVLTPRAEKGFGMYRKAVELAEANGWFLASQFETAANAEMHENTTAQEILGDFEGCKLDYIVTGYGTGGTVTGLGRVLRKARPETKIILTEPANAQLLGSGIAQDRDPNGAPAVSHSAFEPHPIQGWTPDFIPKVLQESIDQGFYDALLPVAGADGIAWARRLAAEEGILTGISGGSTFAISHEVAKTAPEGSVILCMLPDTGERYLSTPLFEGIVEDMNEDERAISASTPGYQMP, encoded by the coding sequence ATGACCGCCACACCGCCCATCCGCAGAACCACCGGCAACGGCAAGACCTACGACTCCGTGCTCGATACGGTCGGCAACACGCCGGTCATCCGGATCAACAACCTCGCACCGGAGGGGGTGGAGCTTTACGTCAAGGCCGAGTTCTTCAATCCCGCCGCGTCCGTCAAGGATCGCCTTGCCCTCAACATCATCGAGGCTGCCGAGCGCGCCGGGACACTGAAGCCCGGCCAGACGGTGGTCGAGGCGACCTCCGGCAATACCGGCATCGGGCTGGCCATGGTCTGCGCGCAGAAGGGCTATCCCCTCGTGATCACCATGGCCGAGAGCTTCTCGATCGAGCGGCGCAAGCTGATGCGCCTTCTCGGGGCGAAAGTGGTCCTCACGCCGCGCGCCGAGAAGGGGTTCGGGATGTATCGCAAGGCAGTGGAACTGGCCGAAGCCAACGGCTGGTTTCTCGCCAGCCAGTTCGAAACCGCGGCCAATGCGGAGATGCACGAAAACACCACCGCGCAAGAGATCCTCGGCGATTTCGAAGGCTGCAAGCTCGACTATATCGTGACCGGCTACGGCACCGGCGGCACGGTCACCGGCCTGGGCCGGGTGCTGCGCAAGGCGCGGCCCGAGACGAAGATCATCCTGACCGAACCCGCCAATGCCCAACTGCTCGGCAGCGGCATCGCCCAGGACCGGGACCCGAACGGCGCGCCCGCCGTCAGTCACAGCGCCTTCGAGCCGCATCCGATCCAGGGCTGGACGCCCGATTTCATCCCCAAGGTCCTGCAAGAGAGCATCGATCAAGGCTTCTACGACGCCCTGCTGCCCGTGGCCGGGGCCGATGGCATCGCCTGGGCCCGCCGCCTCGCTGCCGAGGAAGGCATCCTGACGGGGATCTCCGGCGGCTCCACCTTCGCGATCTCGCACGAGGTCGCCAAGACCGCGCCGGAAGGCTCGGTCATCCTGTGCATGTTGCCCGACACCGGGGAGCGGTACCTGTCCACGCCGCTTTTCGAGGGGATTGTCGAGGACATGAACGAGGACGAGCGCGCCATCTCCGCCTCCACCCCCGGCTACCAGATGCCCTGA
- a CDS encoding peptidoglycan-binding domain-containing protein, protein MHFKHAIAVACAVTLTSTPMAKADLHGVIGAIIGGAIINDMARQRPSQPTRPSVSSAQRQENRNVQTALNAFGFPVGTVDGSLGPKSRAAIGNYQAYMGFQSTGYLDDYQKGVLLDGYSRMQAGGGSAFPNVVAAEGTKGLLKAFQDPSYAQRFGAPTFPNPQVPQGQQVASPQAPFGAPQNFGVQPNVPSPVPQTTRVVAPTQTPTPAPTQVAPLAIPPLAPMGQVAKSMAERCELVTLMTQTNQGMVQAAAMTDADQALSEQFCEARSFAISAGQSYAAQLRVSDEQLTATCSQISDAMVPARDLVNSATADVVQGRVAEINAQIGLADTSTAAAYGQLCTGIGYRQDNAEMALSGALLSFAVGALPYAELVAHHKREGFGLQPNAAGSVAWYDTALGALEQGATPAFLPSKSPERVAVMRAAIKSGQLQAQPGGGLPPLVPAVGGGIPALPLPQ, encoded by the coding sequence ATGCATTTCAAGCACGCGATTGCGGTGGCCTGCGCGGTCACACTCACCTCGACCCCCATGGCAAAAGCCGACCTGCACGGCGTGATCGGCGCGATCATCGGTGGTGCGATCATCAACGACATGGCCAGACAGCGCCCCAGCCAGCCAACCCGGCCCAGCGTCAGCTCCGCGCAGCGACAGGAGAATCGCAACGTGCAAACCGCGCTCAATGCGTTCGGCTTCCCGGTCGGGACGGTCGATGGCTCCCTCGGGCCGAAATCTCGCGCCGCCATCGGAAATTACCAGGCGTATATGGGCTTCCAGAGCACCGGGTATCTCGATGATTACCAGAAGGGCGTGCTGCTGGACGGCTACAGCCGGATGCAGGCGGGCGGTGGTTCGGCCTTCCCGAACGTGGTGGCTGCCGAAGGGACCAAGGGCCTGCTGAAGGCGTTCCAGGATCCGAGCTATGCCCAGCGGTTCGGGGCGCCGACCTTCCCCAACCCGCAAGTGCCGCAAGGACAGCAGGTCGCGTCCCCGCAGGCACCGTTCGGGGCGCCGCAGAACTTCGGGGTGCAACCCAACGTGCCCAGCCCCGTGCCGCAGACCACCCGCGTGGTCGCCCCGACCCAGACCCCGACCCCGGCGCCGACGCAGGTCGCCCCCCTGGCGATCCCGCCGCTCGCCCCCATGGGTCAGGTCGCCAAGAGCATGGCGGAGCGCTGCGAACTCGTGACGCTGATGACCCAGACAAACCAGGGCATGGTGCAGGCCGCGGCGATGACCGATGCAGACCAGGCGCTGAGCGAGCAGTTCTGCGAGGCGCGCAGCTTCGCGATTTCCGCCGGACAGAGCTATGCAGCGCAACTGCGAGTAAGCGACGAGCAACTGACCGCGACCTGTTCGCAGATCTCGGACGCGATGGTGCCAGCCCGTGACCTTGTGAACAGCGCCACGGCCGATGTGGTGCAGGGGCGCGTGGCGGAGATCAACGCGCAGATCGGGCTGGCCGACACGTCCACCGCCGCGGCCTACGGCCAGCTCTGCACCGGGATCGGGTACCGCCAGGACAATGCGGAGATGGCCCTTTCCGGCGCGCTGCTGTCCTTTGCGGTGGGTGCGCTGCCCTATGCCGAACTGGTCGCGCATCACAAGCGCGAGGGCTTCGGGTTGCAGCCGAACGCGGCAGGCTCGGTGGCGTGGTACGATACGGCGCTCGGCGCCCTGGAACAGGGGGCGACCCCGGCCTTCCTGCCGTCCAAGTCGCCGGAGCGCGTCGCGGTGATGCGGGCCGCGATCAAGTCAGGTCAGCTTCAGGCGCAGCCGGGTGGTGGCCTGCCGCCCCTCGTGCCCGCGGTCGGTGGCGGCATCCCGGCCTTGCCGCTGCCGCAGTGA